A stretch of DNA from Rhizobium sp. EC-SD404:
TTCCAGGAAGGCGCGCGGCTTTTCCTCGTCGCCGAGGTCGATATTGACCGTCACGACCTCGAAGTCGGCATCGCCGAGACGCTCCTGAAGTTCGGCGAGGTCGGGCATTTCTTCCCGGCATGGGGCGCACCATGTGGCCCAGAGATTGACCAGCAGCGTCTTGCCGTCGAAATCGCCGAGCGTCATCGGCTCGCCGTCAGGACCATTGAAACCGAGCGAGGCGAGCGAAACCGGCGTTTCCGTCGGAGACATCGCCGCAACAGCGCCGGTGGCGACCGGCGTGAGCGCCGCGACGCGGTCATCGGTGGCCGGGCAGCTTGCCGCATCGGTCGCGCCTTGAAGCGAAACGGCCGCCACCTCGTTCATCGGCGGCGTGCGGTCATTGCCAGACGGACTGCCCTTCACGTATACCGCCCCGGCACCAGCCAGGACACCAAGAACGACGGCGGCGATTGCCAGTTTCGCGGTGGACAGGCTCTGCATTATCGCGATCCCTCTCAATCAGACCGTTGGACTCAACATGTCGGACAACACTGCCGAAGGCAAATCGTCGAACCAGATGTGGGGCGGACGTTTCGCGTCCGGTCCGGCTGCGATCATGGAAGAAATCAACGCTTCCATCGACTT
This window harbors:
- a CDS encoding TlpA disulfide reductase family protein, which encodes MQSLSTAKLAIAAVVLGVLAGAGAVYVKGSPSGNDRTPPMNEVAAVSLQGATDAASCPATDDRVAALTPVATGAVAAMSPTETPVSLASLGFNGPDGEPMTLGDFDGKTLLVNLWATWCAPCREEMPDLAELQERLGDADFEVVTVNIDLGDEEKPRAFLEEIGVDNLALYRDASMDIFNDLKSQGLAFGLPVTLLIDENSCLLAAMNGPAAWAGDDAIKLVKTAKGI